Genomic DNA from Prunus persica cultivar Lovell chromosome G1, Prunus_persica_NCBIv2, whole genome shotgun sequence:
AGTATACGGTATATTGACTTCTTGATGATTGAAATGCTTCAAGTTCAAGCAAATCAAGCTTACCAAGCAGGAAAACAGTGAGCATTAAACCAAGAGTAGCTTGAACAGAACAACGATTATGTAAGCGTAGTGGTGTTTGCCATTGTTTCTGTGGACTTTGTAATTGCTTCTGAGATGCACCAACCCGACCAAACAGCTGCATAAGACAATTTACAAGTTTTGCTTGGAATTAACAAAAGATAATAATCTATCAACTGAAAGAAAGCAGAGGGGAGAGAACAAATAGAGTACAAGAATACACGAttgttctcttctttctccttgcaTGTGTAAGATGTATCACCTTCTAATCAAATGTTATAATCAATTCTTCCTTTCAAATATGTAACAAACTGACCTGGTTGAACAAATTAACTGCTGCTGTTGCCTGATGCAATTGCGCACACCTTTGCTTCCAGAAGACAAGTTTGGATCCTTTTTCTTTAGGTGTGTCCTCGCACCCCGGAATTAGTTTTTTTCTGTGTTCAACTTCATCAGCTATTATGATCCTCAAATCACCATAATTTGGTGAACTGCATGCCTTCCTTGTATTAGTTGTTCTATCTGCATCATAAATTATATCATCCCTCATTTCTGCGATTTCTTTCCCCTTTACTTCCATGACAAAATTTAGATCCTTAGATATAGTAATAACATCTTTAACCCCCTTTATTTCATCAGAAATGTCTCTGCTGCAGGCAGCATTAGATTTAAGGTCCACGTCTTTTCTTCTAAAGTCATTTTCCTCGGAGCTTTTCACAGAAGGTCCAAGTTCTACATATTCATTTTTGGCACATAGCAAACTTTGTGGTGTCCCAGACAGAAATGCAGCAAAATCATCACATTCTTCTTCATCCAGGTGTACCCATCGAAGGGGTTGCTTTCCTTCCACACTAAATGATTCCCTTAATGCTGTTTCAACATGAGAAATTTGGTTTTCAATGGCAGCAATAAATTGTTTATGTCTAGCTGTTGTATGATCATCACCGCGTTGTCCATAGCTCAACCTGACTGCTTTCTCGAACTCTTCCAACTAAACCAGCATTCACAATTCAACACAACAGAATTACAGTaagtaaaattttaatattggCTAAACTGCTTGCAGACAAAACTTTCTCTGAATTCTAATTGGTGATAGTATCAATAATAAGGGAAACCAAATCAGGAAATTGAGTCCGAACGGATAGTGCCACTAAGAAAGCATATATCTCCATCTTAGGAAACTTTGAAACAAAAGACTGAACAATGGTTAAAGATGAGAAGAGTCTTTGACTTTCCAGAAATCATACTGATGGAAACCTTATCTAGATTGGGTAGGCTCACAAATTcccattaatatttttatacaGTGAATAAACAGGCGGGAAAGAGTAGTCAGCTTATCAGAGACAAGAGACCTACCTGCCATTTGGCAGTACCTAAAGCGGTTTGCAGCTCCCTACAAAGTTCATCCAAATTGTCTGGTGCTAACCTTTCTCTCTTCTGTCGAACCCATGCCCTGTACGTGGATTCCATTCTGACaaaccacaacaacaacaaaataataataataagggccggcaaaaggaaaaattatttCGAGTTCCGAATTAGTTGAACATTCTAGACAGAGATAAATACCAACGAATTATACTTTTCAAGTGAGTGGAAAATGTGAATAAGCTCCCTTCAATCTTTGcaaaaacttaaagaatagTAGTACAGTACGACCTAATCCCTATGATCATTGATTGCTGAACATAAGGAGCTGGCAACCTGTCCAGTAacaactcaaatttttttgaagtgGAAGAAAGTGGCTTTTCATCTTCCATTCGCCTACTCCTGGGATATAGGGTGGTCTATCATCATCTTAACAGTGCAACTAGAGAAGCCTTACCATTACTGAATATGACTGGCTCACGAAGTCATCCAACACTATATGTTCATGTCCCTTCCATCTTTTGAGCCAAATGATTGggataaaaaatttaatctttCCCCATTCCCAGACAGTGCGGAATTTTTTCTTATCATCCAAAACAAAGGATAAAATCATACTAACCCACTAAATTACACCACACATAAGCTATACTGAAAACCCACATAATTCTAAATATATGGTAGAAAACGGCAAAACCTtgtatatttgtaaacaaatTATCTTTTACACAGCACCATGAGAGCATATTTATCATAAATGTATCCAGAAGTTGAAAATGAGCCCAATATAAGCATCACCCACATCATCAAAActttaagaagaagaaaaagaggaagagaaaaaaagatataacCTAAAATACCAGAACCCAAAATCCCCCATTGAATTGAAACTCAAAACCAGCAGCACAACcacataattgaaaaatatccAACAAATTACACATCTTAAAAGCACTATGAAAGATATAACCCAATACAATCCATTTTCACTTCagaaaatctcataaaaacaCAATTCAACACACCCATCTCCAAA
This window encodes:
- the LOC18793886 gene encoding uncharacterized protein LOC18793886; amino-acid sequence: MMVASSFDLWKKDVFFPAAEEVQESADIMESTYRAWVRQKRERLAPDNLDELCRELQTALGTAKWQLEEFEKAVRLSYGQRGDDHTTARHKQFIAAIENQISHVETALRESFSVEGKQPLRWVHLDEEECDDFAAFLSGTPQSLLCAKNEYVELGPSVKSSEENDFRRKDVDLKSNAACSRDISDEIKGVKDVITISKDLNFVMEVKGKEIAEMRDDIIYDADRTTNTRKACSSPNYGDLRIIIADEVEHRKKLIPGCEDTPKEKGSKLVFWKQRCAQLHQATAAVNLFNQLFGRVGASQKQLQSPQKQWQTPLRLHNRCSVQATLGLMLTVFLLVPFVFYSS